From Elusimicrobiota bacterium, the proteins below share one genomic window:
- a CDS encoding periplasmic heavy metal sensor, which produces MTIRWNQVAVAAAAGFLLGAVFSDFYRMHRMPWPPPPHHMDGPMEMFNHELGLTESQREKVSAIFKKYQPEMEKIMEENRPKMEEVRLRIKSELKAVLTPEQAAKLEELEKDFRPEGHHGPPMRRGHGGF; this is translated from the coding sequence ATGACCATACGTTGGAACCAGGTGGCGGTAGCCGCCGCGGCAGGTTTTCTGCTGGGAGCCGTCTTCTCCGACTTTTACCGCATGCACCGCATGCCATGGCCTCCGCCGCCGCACCACATGGACGGGCCCATGGAGATGTTCAACCACGAATTGGGACTTACAGAGTCTCAGCGGGAAAAAGTTTCGGCTATTTTTAAAAAGTACCAGCCGGAGATGGAAAAGATAATGGAGGAGAACAGACCCAAAATGGAAGAAGTGCGGCTGCGGATCAAGTCCGAATTGAAGGCGGTGCTTACACCCGAACAGGCTGCCAAGCTTGAGGAACTTGAAAAAGACTTCAGGCCGGAGGGACACCACGGTCCGCCCATGCGGCGCGGCCATGGCGGTTTCTGA
- a CDS encoding zf-HC2 domain-containing protein, whose protein sequence is MNPDDFCAKLEAFHDGELPPAEARAVAAHINTCPCCREELSHLRAMEVILKPCVTTSNISVAVMARIAVLDSVGVYHTPAFAGWWKVPVLALASCAVYALCVETGLLPVSQSPLLAAVAAHKEAEKLSIMIFGGGETGSEQLLAMLLEGGKK, encoded by the coding sequence ATGAACCCGGATGATTTTTGCGCTAAATTAGAGGCCTTTCACGACGGCGAATTGCCGCCGGCCGAGGCCCGCGCCGTTGCGGCGCACATAAACACCTGCCCCTGCTGCCGCGAGGAACTGTCCCACCTGCGTGCCATGGAAGTAATTCTTAAACCGTGCGTTACAACTTCGAATATTTCAGTGGCCGTTATGGCGCGTATAGCTGTGCTGGACTCGGTCGGCGTGTACCACACCCCCGCATTCGCCGGCTGGTGGAAAGTCCCGGTGCTGGCGCTGGCGTCCTGCGCTGTATACGCGCTATGCGTTGAAACCGGGCTTTTACCCGTCAGCCAGTCGCCGCTGCTGGCCGCTGTGGCGGCGCATAAAGAAGCTGAAAAACTTTCAATTATGATTTTCGGCGGCGGAGAAACCGGCAGCGAACAGCTTCTGGCCATGTTACTTGAAGGAGGGAAAAAATGA
- a CDS encoding DMT family transporter yields MAVPSKNRNWLYFQVTFAAAVWGASYPFTKYLVTEISPLSIVTARTLIGVLLLLFLSGARLKAADCKPSLLWKVLLMSLLGVSIQQYVQAYALKYTQASHAGWLIATIPILVAGLMAAFGEKIGPFKIVAFILGFAGAVLVVFSKTGAAAFSLPSTRGDLIFMISCFAWAFYVLLNRKWLTFWPQAKVTTVTMLVALLTLLPAWLVSGGPAEFVRVTARGWVSLAYLGVLSTAFAYLFWNNSVEGLGPVTSSYFIYLQPFATLLSAYFFLGEAAAPSAIFGGLLILAGVYFVNINRVTGFRFQAAGPNGFKPD; encoded by the coding sequence ATGGCTGTTCCGTCAAAAAACCGTAACTGGCTCTATTTCCAGGTAACTTTTGCCGCCGCGGTCTGGGGCGCGTCTTACCCCTTTACAAAGTATCTCGTTACCGAAATCTCGCCGCTTTCAATAGTAACCGCCCGCACGCTTATAGGCGTGCTGCTGCTTCTTTTCCTGAGCGGTGCGCGCCTTAAAGCGGCGGATTGCAAGCCGTCCCTGTTGTGGAAAGTGCTGCTAATGTCCCTGCTGGGCGTTTCAATCCAGCAATATGTGCAGGCCTACGCGCTGAAATACACACAGGCCTCCCACGCGGGGTGGCTTATAGCTACCATACCTATCCTGGTGGCCGGATTAATGGCCGCCTTTGGTGAAAAAATAGGTCCCTTCAAAATAGTTGCCTTCATTTTAGGCTTTGCGGGCGCAGTGCTGGTGGTGTTCTCAAAAACAGGGGCGGCGGCTTTTTCTCTGCCTTCCACGCGCGGCGACCTTATCTTCATGATAAGTTGCTTCGCCTGGGCCTTTTACGTCCTGCTTAACAGGAAATGGCTTACCTTTTGGCCGCAGGCCAAGGTGACCACGGTTACCATGCTGGTGGCGCTTTTAACCCTGCTGCCGGCCTGGCTGGTTTCCGGCGGGCCCGCTGAGTTTGTCCGGGTAACGGCGCGCGGCTGGGTAAGCCTTGCGTATCTTGGCGTGCTTTCTACGGCTTTTGCGTACCTGTTCTGGAATAATTCGGTTGAAGGACTGGGCCCTGTAACATCTTCCTATTTTATATATCTTCAGCCTTTTGCCACTTTGCTTTCCGCTTATTTTTTTCTGGGCGAGGCGGCCGCTCCGTCCGCGATCTTCGGCGGTCTGCTTATACTTGCAGGGGTATATTTTGTTAACATTAACAGAGTCACGGGTTTCAGGTTTCAGGCCGCAGGTCCGAACGGCTTTAAACCGGACTGA
- a CDS encoding efflux RND transporter periplasmic adaptor subunit, producing MKKIIIALIVIIVAAAGYRFYNQKKQLNTPVYVPVTAERGEISDVVDTTGDIAPLNRVVVKPAVAGRVDKIIAEEGDTVKSGQVLAYLSSTDRVAILDAARAKGDEVLAKWENTYKPTPVLSPLDGTVIKRGVVKGQTLDTSTEMFALADDLIVVAQVDESDIGRIRKGQRAVITLDAYPKDAFQGTVFQILREGVSVSNVITYSVKIRPDHVPASFASEMSANIKVIVTRKQRAVLLPVTALTDTEDGTRCVYKGDPKHPVLTPVKTGLDDGTNVEILSGVADGEIIFSPGDGSMPQQAASDSASPFMPSGLKKTKSEKTGGNSGPPPM from the coding sequence ATGAAAAAAATCATCATTGCTTTAATCGTTATTATAGTCGCAGCCGCAGGCTACCGGTTTTATAATCAAAAAAAACAACTAAATACGCCGGTTTACGTTCCGGTGACCGCCGAGCGCGGTGAAATAAGTGATGTTGTTGACACCACGGGTGATATAGCGCCTTTGAACCGTGTGGTTGTGAAACCCGCTGTAGCCGGCCGGGTAGATAAAATAATTGCGGAAGAAGGGGATACTGTTAAAAGCGGTCAGGTACTGGCCTACCTTAGTTCCACCGACCGGGTGGCGATATTGGATGCCGCGCGCGCCAAGGGCGACGAAGTGTTGGCTAAATGGGAAAACACCTATAAACCCACGCCCGTGCTTTCCCCGCTTGACGGCACGGTGATAAAGCGCGGTGTAGTTAAAGGGCAGACGCTGGATACATCAACCGAGATGTTCGCACTTGCAGATGATCTGATTGTAGTCGCGCAGGTGGATGAATCGGACATCGGGCGCATCAGGAAAGGGCAGCGCGCCGTTATCACGCTTGACGCCTATCCGAAAGACGCATTCCAGGGCACGGTATTCCAAATACTGCGGGAAGGAGTGAGCGTCAGCAATGTCATCACCTATTCCGTGAAAATACGCCCGGACCATGTGCCCGCTTCTTTTGCATCGGAGATGTCCGCAAATATCAAGGTTATAGTCACGCGTAAACAGAGGGCGGTGTTGCTGCCTGTTACGGCGCTCACCGACACCGAGGACGGGACGCGTTGCGTATACAAGGGCGACCCGAAACATCCTGTGTTGACCCCGGTAAAAACAGGCCTTGATGACGGAACTAATGTCGAAATACTTTCCGGAGTGGCGGATGGCGAAATCATCTTTTCCCCAGGCGATGGTTCTATGCCGCAACAGGCGGCCTCGGACTCAGCCAGTCCTTTTATGCCGAGCGGTCTCAAGAAAACCAAATCCGAAAAAACTGGCGGAAATTCCGGGCCTCCGCCGATGTGA
- a CDS encoding RNA polymerase sigma factor, with protein sequence MLISEPSDTELITEVLNGDTDSFSVLVIRHQQKVLGFCLSMLSNRQAAEDAAQEIFVKAFTAMPGFRRGSSFSTWLYRIAFNHCCNLRRKTCRARQESFDAMTEAAREKAMRAAAPEAAPHEDPEIAAGAMAALPAAYRAVVALRLEGENYAEIAVALGVSMDSVKAKLRRARVILRARLRHVLPEQVSKHTERE encoded by the coding sequence GTGCTTATTTCTGAACCAAGCGACACAGAGTTGATTACCGAAGTTCTAAACGGAGATACCGACTCTTTTTCCGTCCTTGTCATCCGCCATCAGCAGAAGGTGCTTGGCTTTTGCCTTTCAATGCTCTCTAACAGGCAGGCGGCGGAAGATGCCGCCCAGGAGATATTCGTAAAAGCCTTCACCGCCATGCCCGGTTTCCGCCGTGGCTCTTCCTTCTCCACCTGGCTGTACCGCATAGCCTTCAACCACTGCTGCAACCTCCGCAGAAAAACCTGTAGAGCCAGACAGGAAAGTTTTGACGCCATGACCGAGGCGGCGCGCGAGAAAGCCATGCGCGCGGCCGCTCCTGAAGCGGCCCCTCATGAGGATCCTGAAATTGCAGCCGGGGCAATGGCGGCGCTGCCCGCCGCATACAGGGCCGTGGTAGCTCTGCGTCTGGAGGGGGAGAATTACGCCGAGATAGCAGTCGCGCTGGGGGTTTCTATGGATTCGGTAAAAGCCAAACTGAGGCGCGCCAGGGTAATACTGCGCGCCCGACTGCGACACGTTTTGCCTGAACAAGTGTCTAAACATACGGAGAGAGAATGA
- the murB gene encoding UDP-N-acetylmuramate dehydrogenase has translation MPDYDALKDKFGTFCFFNEPAANFTTYRAGGAAHALVKPASPDEMCWLWRWCLEKNLPFRVLGKGSNVLVSDKGLDGVTALTERFSQLTISGNAATAGSGVLWDDLARVCAEKGLGGLEKTSGIPGTVGGAVRMNAGAYGQETFDRLVSVETMDAEGRVFTLKKNQIAHGYRIVLGLENLIVLSVSFAFEPLGSEKLLAERARILAKRAEKHPLDYPSAGSVFKRPVGDFASRLIDECGLKGLKIGGAQVSQKHAGFIMNSGGATASDIYRLIQKVRAEVKAKTGIELDLEQVLLGDFE, from the coding sequence ATGCCTGATTACGATGCACTTAAAGATAAATTCGGGACCTTCTGTTTTTTTAACGAGCCCGCGGCCAATTTCACCACTTACCGGGCCGGCGGCGCCGCCCATGCGCTGGTCAAGCCCGCTTCCCCCGACGAAATGTGCTGGCTTTGGCGCTGGTGTCTTGAAAAAAACCTGCCTTTTCGCGTACTGGGCAAAGGTTCTAATGTACTGGTCAGCGACAAGGGGCTTGACGGAGTTACGGCGCTTACGGAAAGATTTTCACAGCTTACAATCTCGGGCAACGCCGCAACGGCGGGCTCAGGCGTTTTATGGGACGACCTGGCGCGCGTTTGCGCGGAAAAAGGCCTTGGCGGTCTGGAAAAAACCTCAGGTATCCCCGGTACGGTCGGCGGCGCTGTGCGCATGAACGCGGGGGCTTATGGCCAGGAAACATTCGACCGTCTTGTTTCGGTTGAGACTATGGACGCCGAGGGGCGCGTTTTTACGTTAAAGAAAAATCAAATCGCGCATGGTTACAGGATCGTGCTCGGGCTGGAAAACCTGATCGTTCTTTCGGTCTCTTTCGCGTTTGAGCCTTTGGGGAGCGAGAAACTTCTGGCGGAACGGGCCCGCATACTGGCTAAAAGGGCCGAAAAACATCCGCTTGACTATCCCTCGGCAGGCAGCGTCTTCAAACGTCCTGTCGGCGATTTCGCCTCCCGCCTTATAGACGAATGCGGCCTTAAGGGGCTTAAAATAGGCGGAGCGCAGGTGTCGCAAAAACACGCGGGTTTTATAATGAATTCGGGCGGGGCCACGGCGTCGGATATTTACCGCTTGATACAAAAAGTGCGGGCCGAGGTTAAGGCCAAAACCGGCATTGAACTTGATCTTGAACAGGTACTGCTCGGGGATTTTGAGTAG
- a CDS encoding outer membrane beta-barrel protein, with the protein MKKMAFVMMAAISCYPVLCQAFDAGNISYGFGYGFSRPISGEWGKQYKASSALAVSAEYQVDEGHRLGLEIGYDSGHPHFVVTECKPRVLYFAPFYKEVKELGPFDFYGRIGLGLYDRWTPAYTDSRDGAKYSTSFSDKLGYNGGFGLIYKKQSGLTFGIDLRMHKILRFIGIGNAKVSATNIVTTFRLENMF; encoded by the coding sequence ATGAAGAAAATGGCTTTTGTTATGATGGCGGCAATAAGCTGCTATCCGGTTTTGTGTCAGGCTTTTGACGCCGGTAATATTTCGTATGGTTTTGGATACGGTTTTTCCAGGCCTATCAGCGGGGAATGGGGCAAACAGTACAAAGCTTCTTCCGCGCTTGCGGTTTCAGCCGAGTACCAGGTTGACGAGGGACACCGGCTGGGGCTTGAGATCGGGTATGATTCCGGGCACCCGCACTTCGTTGTTACAGAGTGCAAACCCAGGGTGCTTTATTTCGCGCCTTTTTACAAAGAGGTCAAAGAGCTGGGCCCCTTTGATTTTTACGGGAGGATCGGCCTTGGCTTGTATGACAGGTGGACGCCCGCCTATACGGACTCGCGCGACGGTGCGAAATATTCCACCAGCTTCAGCGATAAGCTGGGTTATAACGGCGGTTTCGGCCTGATTTACAAGAAGCAGTCAGGTCTCACGTTCGGGATCGACCTGCGGATGCATAAGATACTGCGTTTTATCGGTATAGGGAACGCTAAAGTATCCGCTACAAATATTGTGACCACCTTCCGGCTGGAAAATATGTTTTAA
- a CDS encoding TolC family protein, whose amino-acid sequence MTILKTILTAVVALLPAIAVAQEVKTLTWRDCQETAMLSNPVLAGYRRLLESARYSYYAGRSQSLPFPGISVSNSYSRNGSVNSSPGNNFSVNLNASETLFSMKSYADLEVQFKSVEKADVSLRAALADTRKNLLTSFVYLLYAQERIGVMENILAIREKSAEMINLKYESGRESEGNRLRTEAQLAQAKADLAQAKRDMLTAQRGLTADIGADDFVPVVASGTLSVPATVSDIDIDKAALLIPSVLSAKKSVELYSLKVKQTNADLFPILSATQGLGWNGVSELPGNRAWSLGLSLSWPLFSNGPTYFKNNLANAKSTMQKAEEDYRSTLFSAKTNLQSALAALETNIENVATVAMLLNAARQRYSESEIQYLSGTMSFQTWEDVEEELVSSEQTYLTSLRSVNIARTEVDSLLGIPLGD is encoded by the coding sequence ATGACCATATTAAAAACAATACTTACAGCCGTGGTTGCGCTGCTGCCTGCCATTGCGGTCGCGCAGGAAGTAAAAACGCTTACATGGAGGGACTGCCAGGAAACAGCTATGCTGTCAAATCCTGTATTGGCAGGATACCGCCGGTTGTTGGAGTCGGCCCGCTATAGTTATTATGCCGGCCGAAGCCAGAGTCTGCCATTTCCCGGTATATCTGTTTCTAACTCCTATTCCCGCAATGGTTCCGTGAATTCCAGCCCTGGTAATAACTTTTCAGTCAATCTGAACGCGTCGGAAACATTGTTCAGTATGAAGTCATATGCCGATTTGGAAGTGCAATTTAAATCCGTGGAGAAAGCGGATGTGAGTTTGCGCGCGGCTTTGGCGGACACGCGCAAAAACCTGCTTACTTCTTTTGTTTATCTGCTTTACGCACAGGAAAGGATCGGAGTGATGGAAAACATCCTCGCTATCCGTGAGAAAAGCGCGGAGATGATAAATCTAAAGTATGAAAGCGGCCGTGAAAGCGAAGGCAATCGCCTGCGTACCGAAGCCCAGTTGGCGCAGGCCAAAGCGGATCTGGCGCAGGCAAAGCGTGATATGCTCACCGCCCAGCGCGGCCTAACCGCCGACATCGGAGCGGATGACTTTGTTCCGGTTGTCGCGTCCGGCACACTCTCGGTTCCCGCAACGGTTTCTGACATCGATATTGATAAAGCGGCGCTATTAATCCCAAGCGTGCTATCCGCAAAGAAGTCAGTGGAATTATACAGTCTGAAAGTTAAGCAGACGAATGCGGACCTGTTCCCCATTCTGTCAGCCACCCAGGGTCTCGGTTGGAATGGAGTGTCGGAATTGCCCGGGAACCGTGCCTGGTCGCTGGGACTTTCGCTTTCCTGGCCGCTTTTCAGTAATGGGCCGACCTATTTCAAAAACAATCTGGCTAACGCCAAAAGTACCATGCAAAAAGCGGAAGAAGACTACCGCAGCACTCTTTTTAGCGCCAAGACCAATTTACAATCAGCCCTGGCGGCGCTGGAAACGAATATTGAAAATGTGGCCACGGTTGCCATGCTGCTCAACGCCGCTCGGCAGCGCTATTCAGAATCTGAAATACAGTACCTCTCCGGCACAATGTCTTTTCAGACCTGGGAAGATGTGGAAGAGGAGCTTGTTTCTTCGGAACAGACCTATTTAACCTCACTCAGGTCAGTAAACATCGCACGTACGGAAGTTGACAGTTTGCTGGGGATACCGCTTGGAGACTGA